The Cellvibrio zantedeschiae genomic sequence GTAAGTGCTATCGGCCGCAACATTCCGTCTGATCGCGGTTATGTGCAATTTATTCAAACCGACGTAGCCATCAACCCCGGTAATTCTGGCGGCCCCTTGTTCAATATGGATGGTGAAGTTGTAGGCATTAACTCGCAAATTTATACACCGTCCGGCGGCTCTGTAGGATTGTCTTTTGCAATTCCGTCATCAGTTGCGATTGATGTGGTGAGCCAATTGAAAGATAAGGGCCGTGTAGAGCGCGGTTGGCTCGGTGTAGTAATTGGCAGCGTGGATAAAGATCTGGCGAGCGCATATGGTTTGGATAAAGCGCAAGGCGCAATTGTTTCTGAGGTTGCGCCTAAAGGCCCCGCTGAAAAAGCAGGCGTTAAAGTGGGCGACCTGATCGTGAAATTTAACGGTCAGGATGTTCACAGCCAAGCCGATTTGCCGCGTATCGTGGGTCAACTTGCGCCAGGTACCAAAGTGACCTTTGATGTTATCCGCAAAGGCAAACGCGAAACCTTGACTGGTGTGTTGGAGAAGTTAAAAGACGGCTCCGGTGAAACGGAAAAACCAAGTCTTTCCAACGAGCCCAAAACCACCAAAACAGACGCCTTAGGTTTAACTGTTGCGCCAGCAGGAGGCGCTGAAAAAGGCGTTCAGGTGTTGAGCGTACAGGAAGATAGCGCTGCACAACGTGCAGGTTTACAGCGGGGCGATGTGATTACCCAACTGGATTTCGTCGAGCTGGATTCAGTTGCCACTTACACCAGAGTAGTTGGCACAATTCCAAAAAATACCGCTAAAGCAATTCGCTTTGTTCGCAGCGGCACACCGACTTTCCGTTCCATTACGATTAAATAAGTGGGACTAAAATCGCCATTAAAAGGCCAGAGCCAAAACTCTGGCCTTTTTCGTTTATAGCCCAACAACTATCTGCGAATTCTCAGGCTATAATGGCCACCGTCTTAGTTGAACTTGATTATTATGCAGCCACCTGTTTTTACTCGCGCTTTACTTGCACCACGCTACTGGCCTGCCTGGTTTGGTGTGGCGGTTTGGTTTCTGTTGGCGCAGCTTCCCTATCGCATTCAGTTTTATTTGCCGCACTTGTTAATTCCCTATCTCAAACGCAACAAAAAACGTTTGAACCAAGCGCAAACTAATTTGCGTTTATGTTTTCCTGAATTGAGCGATAAAGAGCGTGAAGATCTGCTTTACGAAACGCTTTATTCAACGGCTATGGCGATTTTTGAAACAGGTATCGCCTGGTTCTGGCCTAAATGGCGCTTGCGTCGTTTATTTAGTATTAGCGGTGTTGAACATGTTGAAGCAGCATTAAAAGATGGGCAGGGCGCTTTGTTGTTAAGTATGCATTTCACTACGCTTGATATAGGTAGCGCAATGCTAGGGCTGTACGTGAATTACGATGGTATGTACCGCCCACACCGCAATAAAGTTTACGATTATATGCAGAAAGTTCGCCGCGAAGCTTATGCGCCGGGCGGCACCGCTTTTAGTCGCGATAATGTGCGCGGAATGATTAGCCGTTTGCGTCAGGGCCGTATGATTTGGTATGCGCCAGATCGCGATTTGGGTGAAAAAATCAGCGTGTTTGTTCCTTTCTTTGGTGTACAAACGGCAACTGTAACAGCGACTGCGCAATTTGCTCGTTTGGGGCGCGCGAAAATAATTCCGTTTACGCAAAAACGCTTACCTAACGGCAAAGGTTATGAATTAATTATTCATCCACCCTTTGAAAATTATCCGACCGGTGACGAATATGAGGATGCCTTACGCGTAAGTAAATTTATGGAAGATGAAATCCGTAAAATTCCTGGCCAGTATTTTTGGGCGCAGCCGCGTTTCAAAACTCGCCCTGAAGGTGAGCCTCGCTTGTATTAAATCTTTTTCAATTTTTGATGGGCTTGTCGGAAAAATGGACTTTCCCATCTGCATCTGTCCAGCGATAAAGTTTTTGTTCCGGAGCTTTATCGGTGTTCCCTTCCGCTGGATCTTCACTATTCGTTGTGCTGGTTTGTTTAACGCCATCAGTAATGTCTTCCACAACATAATGCGTGTTTGCAACAGGTGTTGGTGGCGGTAAGTTTTTAGTGGGGCGTTCAAGTGGTGCGGGATTTGAATCACTGCTAAAAATAATTTCCGAAAGTTCGCGCATTTTCGGGTTCATCAAGAGCGGCAATTTGTTCGGTGAATTTAGTTGCGCTTGAAAAGCTTCGTCGCTCACTATGTTCAACACGCGGGGATCATTCTTCAAGGTTTCAACTTTTTGCCATGCCTGAATCATTTTTTCCGCAGCGGCTTGTTGGGAATCTGCATCATTGCCGTCTTCCGATGCAATAATGGCCTGCATGTCGGGGTTTTGCATTAACGCTCGAAAATCGTTATTTTTCATCAGCGAGGCGGTATCGCCTTTGTTTAGTTCTGCCTGAAATTCGGGGTTGTTCATTAGCTCCCTGAAGTCGCCATTGTTTGTCATGTTTTGTACATGATTAAGCATGGCTTGTGGATCTTGCGTTAACGTTTTTGTGAGTTGGGTGGTGGCTTTGTCTGAGGTTATTACACTAACTGCGGTAGAGGCTGCGGTGCTCACTAATTTTTTCGCGGTGATGTCGATAAGAGTATCTTTGATGCTTTTTGTTGGTGCATCTTCCGCAACAACATATTTTTTAATGCTCTCGGCTTCTGCATCGGAAACTGATTTTTCCGAAGGCGCTTCTGCATTGGCGTTTGCGAATGTTTGGGTGTGTGGTTTGGAAATATCTATGAGGTAGACCGCCACTAAACCTATAACACTGCCAAAAATAATACCGAAAGCAGTACCGCCAATTTTTGAGCCGGTTTCCGTAAATTTATTATCAGGTACTAAACGGGCAAGGCTGTTTAATAACAACGTTACCAGCAAACTTGCCACTAAAAAAATGGTACAACCTGCAACTAAAAAAAGGATTAAACCATCCAGCCCGGTAAAAGCACGCAAAATATTGGCGAAAGGTTTGGTAAAGAAAATAGCGGCGGGGTAGGCAATTATGAAGCTCATTACTTTCGTAATGGCACCTACAAATCCCTTTTGGTAACCGCGCCAGGTAAAAAAAGCCAAAATGACTAAAAATACAATGGTGGTTATGCTCATAAATGCATCCGTTTTATTTATTGGTTTTGTTAAAACTCAGCAATCGCGCCTTTATTAATACCTTCAAAAGCTTTTACGCGAATAACAGAGTTGGGTCGCTCGGTTTTTGTTGCAAGGGCAAAGTGTTGGGCTATCAATTCCACAGTGCTGTCGGTATCAATTAAATAGCAGCAGCTTTGCGGAATAGTAAGTTCAAATGGCCCTTGTTGGGAAACGTAAGCAAAATGATAGTAGGGTCTACCGCCATGTACAGGCGCTGATTGAATATCGGCGCGGGTGCCTATATAAATGTCGCGCCAGCGCTCCGCCCAGGAGTGTTCAAGCTCTGCAGACTTAACACCATTTTCCCAAATATCTATACGTGATCTGTGCCCGTGCGCAATGCGCTGGCAATTGCCTAAATGCTTTTTCAAGCCGTGACTGTAATGGTAGCTGGCACCGCTAATATCTTCTTGCGTAAAGTTCAATTCCAGCTTGGCAACTGATTCTGGAAAAAGGCTTTTTAATTGGGTTATACACCAGTCAGCTATGGATTCCGGGGTGAGTATCTCCGCATCAACCAGGGCAATCGCATCGCGTGGTGAGCGGGTTTTCAGAAACTGATCTGCAGCGCCGAATTGCCAGCGAATATCCAGGAAATCACCCTCATCGACAATGGTGATATTGGGCGAGCGAACGGGTACTGCCAGGCGATGGTCCAGCTCGGTATCCAACCAATGGCGCACTATTTTCTTTACTGTACCAAAGTCGCAAACCATTCCCTGCTCATCCAGCTCACCTTGTAGCCCGATATTGGCCAGATAGGTCTCGCCGAGCAGGCCACGTTCCGGGTCCAGAAAACTGAAATCTACATTCGTGAGGTTGTCGACAAAAAGCAGCATGGCAATATTCGCGGGGCAATGAAACGGGCGGCCATAATACCATTGATGGGGCAGTTTTGCGTTCCCGGGCAGCTATTGCCTGCTAGCCCGTGTAATAACAAATATGGGAAATCTGGTCTATTCTCTTGTTTATAGAGCCGTTTATGAATCGTTTATAGAGTTGGCAGGATTTTCTTGCCAGTTGGGCTCAATATTTAAACGCAATTCCTGAAAATGAGTTGTAAACAATAACAAGGAGGCGTGTTAAGACACGCTGAATAGTACCTGGCTAGGAGTAGTTGGTTCTGAAACGGGTCATTCTGGGCTGCATATTAGGACTTTGGTCTTGGTCAGTTGCTGGAGGAGCTTCCAATGAGGCATCCCTTCGGGTGGCTTTCGTCTATAAATTCATGAAGTTTATTGAGTGGCCGGATCAAACCTCCAATCCCTCCTTACGTCTTTGCGCCCTGGGTGCTACGGGCGATGCCAGAGAAGCTCTCAAACCTCTCAACGGTCAACAACTATCAACCCAGGTGGTTGATGGCAAACCTGTGGTCAAGCAAGTCATTGAACTTGTTTACTTCGACGATCCCACTACCGCATTACAGCAGCTTAAAAGCTGCCAGATGATTTATCGCCCTGCCTTCGGAACCCCTATAGCAGTGCCTTCACCTTTGCCCGCAGGCGTGCTTCTGGTGGCAGATGATCCACACCCTTCGGAAGCGAACGTAGCTATAGCTCTTATCCGCAACCACGAAGGTCGCATCGAGTTTTCCATTTCCCTGACCGCAGCAAACCAGGCGGGAGTCAGTATTAGCAGCCAGCTATTGAAATTGGCCAAAAATAGTCGCGGAGGCCGAGAATAATGGTCAGGCATGCAACCCTTACACGCAAAATTAGTCAGCTCACTATGTTTGTATCAGCCATGGCGGTGCTGATTGCTGGCATGGTGGGTGTTTGGCAGCAATATGCATCTGTTAATAAACAAATAGATACACAGCTGACGATTTTGGCCCAGGCGACGGCGTTTAACCTGGCTTCACCCAGTATGTTTAATAATGATAAAGAAGCGACTGACGCGCTCAACGTGTTGCAAGTTGACCCGGAAGTTGTCTCCGCCCGTTTGATTTTGCCGAACCAGCAAGTTCTGGCTGAGTACTATCGCAAGGGAGCCATCGTACAAAATATTGATAAGCAAATTTCTGTTGATGTGCGTTGGAAAGATGAAGTGGTTGGAAAACTTTTTTTGGATGTGGATTTGTCGGCGCCGCGCGTACAGTTTTATCGCCAAATAGGGTTGGCATTGCTAACGGCTTTAATTGCATTGGCCATTGCCGGTTTATTTGCAAATCGGTTTACGCGAATTCTTATGCGGCCCTTACGCCAGCTGAGTGAATTGGCGCAATCCGTTGGCGAAAAAGGCGATTACAGCATGCGTGCAGAAAACACCGAAACACGCGATGAAGTTGGCCTGCTTACACGCCGCTTTAATGGCATGTTGGACCGCATAGAAACCCAAGATAGCGAGCTGCGCAAGCAGCAAGAAATGTTAGAACACAGAGTGGAAGAGCGCACGCTGCAATTGCGTCAGGAAACTCAACGCGCAGAAGCAGCGAGTCGTGCAAAAAGTGAATTTTTAGCGGTGATGAGCCACGAGATTCGCACACCACTCAATGGCATTTTGGGCATGACCAATATGCTAATCGATAGCCCGCTCGACGCAAAACAAAAACGTTTTGCACGCGTAGCGCGAAGTTCGGGCGAGGATTTGCTAGCAATTATTAATGACATTCTGGATTTTTCCAAAATTGAAGCAGGACGTTTGGATTTAGAGCCGCGCCCATTCCACTTAAATAGTTTGTTGGAAGATCTTGCTGAACGTTACGCACCTATCGCGCAAGGTAAAGGCTTGGAGTTGTTGTGTAACACGCCCATTCCACCACTTTCAGTTGAAGGCGATTCAGCGCGTCTTGCGCAAGTGCTCACCAATTTACTCAGCAACGCCATTAAATTTACCGCACACGGTGAAGTTATGCTCGCTGTTGATCGACTGGAAGAAACGCACGATCAAGTGACTTTGCATTTCTCTGTAAGAGATACAGGCATAGGTATCACAGAAGAGCAGCAAGCAAAATTATTTACGGCCTTTACCCAAGCCGACACCTCTATGACTCGCAAATACGGCGGCACAGGTTTAGGGCTCGCCATTTCACAGCGTCTCATTAAATTAATGGACAGCGAAATTTTAATTGAAAGTGAATTTGGAAAAGGCTCTCACTTTCATTTCTCACTTGTGTTGCCGAAAGTGAGCGATTTGCGCAGTTATAAATTAGTCCAGGGTTTTGAAAAGTTGCGCATCTTGGTAGTTGACGACAATCAAACCAATCGTGAAATTTTAGAATATTGGCTCAACTCATGGGGCGCAAAACCGGTGATGGCTGAATCAGGGCCACAAGCGCTTGCGCTCTTACAAGAGGCAGCAGATGCGAATCGGCCATTTGAGTTGTTATTAACAGATTGGATGATGCCAGATATGGATGGTGGCGAATTAATTGCTGCTATCTCTGAAGATAAACGCTTGAGCGGTTTATCAACGGTGGTATTAAGTTCAGCGGGCATGGCTGCCAGCCCGGAGCTCGCGCGAAAAGTCGTTTACTTGTTAAAACCTGTGCGGCAATCAGAATTGCACAATCTTATCGCCAGCGTGCTCATTGGTGATCACCTAAAAAATAATCTCAGTGATGCGCCTGCACTTACAGCTGAAGCGGCGATAGGTGAAAACTGGCTGCCCAAACTCAACGGCAGAATTTT encodes the following:
- a CDS encoding Do family serine endopeptidase, whose translation is MKKFLLRTASLFLLSVSLVVASVEAAPLPDFSELIEKASPAVVKITAVTKAKQTRQLRQMPNNQMQDIPEIFRELLEQRQIPQREHGSLGSGFIISTDGYVLTNNHVVSEADEIKVILSDEREFDAKLIGTDDRTDIALLKIDAKNLPQLSLAKNEKLKVGQWVVAIGSPFGLDYSASAGIVSAIGRNIPSDRGYVQFIQTDVAINPGNSGGPLFNMDGEVVGINSQIYTPSGGSVGLSFAIPSSVAIDVVSQLKDKGRVERGWLGVVIGSVDKDLASAYGLDKAQGAIVSEVAPKGPAEKAGVKVGDLIVKFNGQDVHSQADLPRIVGQLAPGTKVTFDVIRKGKRETLTGVLEKLKDGSGETEKPSLSNEPKTTKTDALGLTVAPAGGAEKGVQVLSVQEDSAAQRAGLQRGDVITQLDFVELDSVATYTRVVGTIPKNTAKAIRFVRSGTPTFRSITIK
- the lpxL gene encoding LpxL/LpxP family Kdo(2)-lipid IV(A) lauroyl/palmitoleoyl acyltransferase, whose translation is MQPPVFTRALLAPRYWPAWFGVAVWFLLAQLPYRIQFYLPHLLIPYLKRNKKRLNQAQTNLRLCFPELSDKEREDLLYETLYSTAMAIFETGIAWFWPKWRLRRLFSISGVEHVEAALKDGQGALLLSMHFTTLDIGSAMLGLYVNYDGMYRPHRNKVYDYMQKVRREAYAPGGTAFSRDNVRGMISRLRQGRMIWYAPDRDLGEKISVFVPFFGVQTATVTATAQFARLGRAKIIPFTQKRLPNGKGYELIIHPPFENYPTGDEYEDALRVSKFMEDEIRKIPGQYFWAQPRFKTRPEGEPRLY
- a CDS encoding YfiR family protein, with protein sequence MAFVYKFMKFIEWPDQTSNPSLRLCALGATGDAREALKPLNGQQLSTQVVDGKPVVKQVIELVYFDDPTTALQQLKSCQMIYRPAFGTPIAVPSPLPAGVLLVADDPHPSEANVAIALIRNHEGRIEFSISLTAANQAGVSISSQLLKLAKNSRGGRE
- a CDS encoding CvpA family protein; this translates as MSITTIVFLVILAFFTWRGYQKGFVGAITKVMSFIIAYPAAIFFTKPFANILRAFTGLDGLILFLVAGCTIFLVASLLVTLLLNSLARLVPDNKFTETGSKIGGTAFGIIFGSVIGLVAVYLIDISKPHTQTFANANAEAPSEKSVSDAEAESIKKYVVAEDAPTKSIKDTLIDITAKKLVSTAASTAVSVITSDKATTQLTKTLTQDPQAMLNHVQNMTNNGDFRELMNNPEFQAELNKGDTASLMKNNDFRALMQNPDMQAIIASEDGNDADSQQAAAEKMIQAWQKVETLKNDPRVLNIVSDEAFQAQLNSPNKLPLLMNPKMRELSEIIFSSDSNPAPLERPTKNLPPPTPVANTHYVVEDITDGVKQTSTTNSEDPAEGNTDKAPEQKLYRWTDADGKVHFSDKPIKN
- a CDS encoding 6-carboxytetrahydropterin synthase → MLLFVDNLTNVDFSFLDPERGLLGETYLANIGLQGELDEQGMVCDFGTVKKIVRHWLDTELDHRLAVPVRSPNITIVDEGDFLDIRWQFGAADQFLKTRSPRDAIALVDAEILTPESIADWCITQLKSLFPESVAKLELNFTQEDISGASYHYSHGLKKHLGNCQRIAHGHRSRIDIWENGVKSAELEHSWAERWRDIYIGTRADIQSAPVHGGRPYYHFAYVSQQGPFELTIPQSCCYLIDTDSTVELIAQHFALATKTERPNSVIRVKAFEGINKGAIAEF
- a CDS encoding response regulator; its protein translation is MVRHATLTRKISQLTMFVSAMAVLIAGMVGVWQQYASVNKQIDTQLTILAQATAFNLASPSMFNNDKEATDALNVLQVDPEVVSARLILPNQQVLAEYYRKGAIVQNIDKQISVDVRWKDEVVGKLFLDVDLSAPRVQFYRQIGLALLTALIALAIAGLFANRFTRILMRPLRQLSELAQSVGEKGDYSMRAENTETRDEVGLLTRRFNGMLDRIETQDSELRKQQEMLEHRVEERTLQLRQETQRAEAASRAKSEFLAVMSHEIRTPLNGILGMTNMLIDSPLDAKQKRFARVARSSGEDLLAIINDILDFSKIEAGRLDLEPRPFHLNSLLEDLAERYAPIAQGKGLELLCNTPIPPLSVEGDSARLAQVLTNLLSNAIKFTAHGEVMLAVDRLEETHDQVTLHFSVRDTGIGITEEQQAKLFTAFTQADTSMTRKYGGTGLGLAISQRLIKLMDSEILIESEFGKGSHFHFSLVLPKVSDLRSYKLVQGFEKLRILVVDDNQTNREILEYWLNSWGAKPVMAESGPQALALLQEAADANRPFELLLTDWMMPDMDGGELIAAISEDKRLSGLSTVVLSSAGMAASPELARKVVYLLKPVRQSELHNLIASVLIGDHLKNNLSDAPALTAEAAIGENWLPKLNGRILLTEDNLVNQEVAMAMLQRLGLSAKIASNGLDAVKSLEQESFDLVLMDCHMPIMDGFESTQKIREREMSLSLPKMPIIALTANAILGDRENCIAKGMDDYLSKPFTIEQLHKILAQWLPKREQDEESAHAKPLAAEIDRKVLAQLKSLKPGLLTRVIDLYLESSPKLLLDMDQALTQQDTTNLYKIAHSLKNSSANLGITNLTNLCRELEVNGREGNLSVATSLVADIKRLYAAAETALLTIKTEEAV